A single window of Pyrus communis chromosome 10, drPyrComm1.1, whole genome shotgun sequence DNA harbors:
- the LOC137748148 gene encoding uncharacterized protein gives MAATSRRSTSACGPVIRSALPAGRFQSTQFSSASAFASSTSSFSSRSSTFFNRAASPPRLNVTTAAPSAQSVRFSFDRPTSPSRSISVSPRGTGAHHHHHTAVKSGRNISQPKRTCMCSPTTHPGSFRCSLHKNNSHVTASAPYSQNRLNARRSAMTNSLVRIGGVEGDLVRRALSALIRPSSHSQRRRADFRPRPSRLCTMSKSNE, from the coding sequence ATGGCAGCTACTTCTAGAAGATCCACAAGCGCCTGCGGGCCAGTCATTCGCTCCGCTCTACCCGCCGGAAGGTTTCAAAGCACTCAGTTCTCGTCTGCTTCCGCCTTCGCCTCCTCCACTTCCAGCTTCTCCTCCCGCTCCTCCACCTTCTTCAACCGCGCCGCTTCCCCCCCGCGCCTCAACGTCACCACCGCGGCCCCCTCCGCCCAGTCCGTACGATTCTCCTTCGACCGCCCTACCTCCCCCAGCCGATCCATCTCCGTCTCGCCGCGCGGCACCGGcgcccaccaccaccaccacaccgCCGTCAAGAGCGGCCGGAATATCAGTCAGCCAAAGCGCACCTGTATGTGTTCCCCAACCACGCACCCCGGCTCCTTCCGGTGCAGCCTCCACAAGAACAACTCCCACGTCACCGCCTCCGCGCCCTACTCGCAGAACCGACTGAACGCGCGCAGATCCGCGATGACGAACTCGCTCGTGAGAATCGGCGGCGTCGAAGGCGATCTCGTGAGGCGCGCCTTGTCCGCTCTGATCCGCCCCTCCTCCCACAGCCAGAGGCGAAGAGCCGATTTCCGTCCCCGCCCCAGCCGGCTCTGCACCATGTCTAAGTCCAACGAATAA